CCGTAGAGAAACTTTGAAGAGAATCTGGCCAAATTCTGTCAAGTTTTTTTTCAAGTTTTCTCTTCATGTATGTCAAGATCTTGCTTTGAAGGATGTTGGTATTGTTTATCCAAACTATGTCAAGATCTTGCTTTTAAGAACCTCCAACTTAATTATAGTTACTTTAACATGTACATCATACCATATTATATGGTAAATCGTACCGAAGCGATCCGAAATGACTCGTGCCGAATTTTAGAGACCTAGCGAATTGCGACCCCGTTTCACGTTCCCGTACCACGAACCATGTGACTATGCTTCTCATATCATCTATGCTTTGCCGCTTAATCAATGACTTGATTAGTTGACGGCGAGGCTGCTGGTCGTTCTCATTAACGCACTACAAAACACAAAATACAAGATGAACACTGTGAGAAACTGGTATCAAACACTGAACACAACGTTTATTGAAAAAACTTACACAAAATCCACGAAAACAGACACAAAAGTGCTGAGATGAAAAAGAAATGTAAGCGACCAAATGTTCTGTGCACTCCTCTTTTTATAGGACCTAACAAGTAACAACCCTAATGAAAAACCCAAGCCCATCAGCCTTTAATGAAAAACCCGGGCCCTTAACATTTAAGAATAACCAACCCTTAACATTTCCCGTAAATATGTTTTGTTTCCGACAACAcaaattattatcattattattattattgttgttgttgttgttgttattgttattattattgttattattatttgagGCAAACCCTTCCTTTTGACTTAATTACTAAAATGCCATCCTTATAATTTTTCCTCTTCTTATTCTTTTTTCATCATAGAGAATTGAATGGtgaaggtttgttttttttttaatgtttttatcGTCTAGTagtttttttcttcttcttgtaTTGTGGTTAACTTTTTTAATTTCTTAAATTTGTATGTCTTTTAGGCAAACGGGTAAAACAAAACAGATAAGGCCTCTAATAAATTGTCCCCGTTATTATCTTCTTGGGAACCGGGTTTTTTCAGAAAAAATACGTTAAGGTTATCCAGATTTGAAAACCATATAATGAATACTGATACCGCTTCTAATAATAACAATTACCGGTACCAATGTccaaaaaaaactataaaaatgaatatTGGTAACGGTtccgaaaataacaaaacaatatcGTACCGGCATAAGTTCGGTTCATCATTGTACTAATTTGAATTACACTCTTTTTTCAACAAAGTTTATAAAAAATGTCGATAAATAATTACTAAACACAGTCGCgtataaatatttaaaatatataatataatgaaTGGGAGTTATcggaaaaaataaataaacaataagTACATGATATAAgggataaaataaaaaaattaagaaaattgaaattaaaaaaaatgtcaaATTCAATACTAAATAGATAAATACAACTAACTAATGTAAGAATATACCTCTGGATTGTAATTGTTGTACACCTCATCAATTTCAAGCGCAACGGTGACCGGTTGAGTGGCCACTGCAATCTGAAGTGCAACTTCATCATTCGGAACTTGAATGTACCCTCGTACTAGAGGATCCACAAGTTTTCTAGCATCTAGCCTCTTGCATTTCCCAAACGCTGTTTTATACGGGTAATCGGCAGCCAGTGAAATTTTTCCTTTACTTATAAGATACTCAAACGTTAGCTCAGAATAATATCCTATGTTTCTCATTAAGCGTTTCTCACGTTTGCTCGCTGCTGACCAATAGTGGTTCACGATTtcttgttctgaaaattttagtaGCTTCCCTGTAATTAGTTGGTAAGCTGCCTCAATAGCAGCCAAAGGCCCGAATGCCCAGCAAGTAGGTATATGTCCCTGATCTTGCACTTCTGGTAGTGCTCCATGTTGCCTAAAATCTTGCTCACGTGGAATAGAAATCCTTGACCCCAGTTTAATCAACTTTGCATTGCTTTTGCGCTTGTTGCAAATCCCACACAACTTAAGCCACTTTGACATTATCTAAACATAAATAGAAGTTAGACTTGTATTAAAAAAATCATTCTATACTAAACAAACAACTTCCATGAATAGATTTAAGCGTACTTATAACATACACTCATTTCTCTAACAATTAATTATCCCACACCACACACAATTAAGAGTATCTATAACATACAAGCATTTCTCTAACAAATAATTATCCACATACACACAATTAAGATTACCTATAACATACAAGCATTTCTCTAAGGGTCGAATGGACACCCCATATGCCACCTCATTCCCCTATACACCATCAAATTTTCCACAACCGTGCtaagggtgcaaacgagccgagctactcgagcCCGACTAAAAAAAAGTTCGAAACTCGCCCAACTTAGATGAgctcgagcctaaaaacaagcttcTTTTGTAAACGAGCCCGAACTcaagcttcgcttatcgagctcgagccggctcgcaaGCTTAAACGAGCCCATTGgttatataatttttaattagTATATTTAATGTAtgtttatataataataataataacaataataataataataataacaataataataatattaacaacaataataataacaataataatataacatAAAAAGGTTGTTTTAGTATTTATCATAAGTTAGACCATGGGGTGTGGTTTGGGTAGTCTCTTTGGGGActatccgccacgtaggcgccacgtcagcATGGATGAAGGACCATCCCCTTGgggactacccaagggtgtggaGGATAGTCCTCCCTCCCAAGATGGAAAAGCGGGCTGTTCGCTGCATATCTGTAGGTTACGCTGCTGAAAAAAAGTGGTGGCGTTGTTGTGAGCCTAATACAGGGAAGGTATATTTGTTAAGAAACGTTATTTTTGACGAAAACTCCTCATGGTGGTCAAGTGATAGCCAAGTGTTGCCTGATTCTCAACAGCTCAAAGAGGACCTTGAATTGTCTAAAGTAAAACTCTCTTTTGATGATACTGATGAAAAAGAGAGTGAGTGTGTTGAAGAGAATAAGGTCAAAGACCTGTTGGCCGATATTAATCCCAACTTAATAAACTCCTCAGGACAGTCCTAACTATCTATCAAACTATTTTCCTCCACCAAGCTTCTTGTAACTAAGGTCTAACCCAGCCCACCACTCCTTTGTTTGCAACAAGCAAAATTTTGAGCGAGTATTGCAATTTTAATATATACTAGAACTAACAACCAACAAAACTTGAGTATAATAACAAATTTTAAAGTGGATGTTTTTTTAAAGTCTAAAAGTCAATTATCTGGATGGTTTAAAATACATTAATAACACAGAATTTGAATTTGTGGCACTACAAAATTCTTATCAAAGTCACAAATTAAGAATCCCCAACTTGTGGTCTAGTGGTAGGAGGCTTGGGTTTTCTAATGGATATTCATGTTCAATTCGCATTTGTGTCATATTGGGGTGGATATAGGCAATGAAGGATTTGGACTAGGCCTTGTGTGAGGTTATCAATTCGATTCCCGAGCCCAACCGGGTTTTTGTCCCACCGTGTTTACGCCAGAGAGTTAGAGTTAtgctcttgtggtggcacaacgaATGTCAAGTGTCCGCCGGCAATATGGTTTCCCGGGGAACGCCCAAAAAAGCCAAACTTTGAAGCCAACGTGAACCCGGTTAAAACAATATAGTCTGGCCAGGGTGGGGCAATACGGGGCTCTCCGATTTGAAGAGTGTGGTAACCTTATACATGAAGTTCATCGTTAAAAAAAGTCACGAATTAAGAGAGGCCCTAACTACTAATCATATCTGATTGACACTAATATAAGACAATGTTAAGATTACTTTCAGGTTTATAACTAAACTAAtaattaagaagaaaaacataccTAACAACGAAGTGCAAGAGATTAAAGCTTAGAATAACATCGTAAGTTCGTAACCATTGTAGCTTCAGATATAATgaaatcaaaggccatgttttgCAATTTGGCAAAAAGGAGTAGTTTAAACAACACGGCAACAAAAGCAACTCCAACCACAGGATTTCTTGAGCAGATCTAGATCTAGTGGTTTAGAACACAAAGCGAAAACTTATTTTACTTTAGCGCAAATATGAAATCAATCTTGTGGTCCAAGTAACAACTACCACCTTCCAATAACTTCGATGTACGACACTATGACTGGTAGTTAACTTTAATAAATACGCTTTGAATATAAGTAAAACACTATATATGTTACGTATATTATCTAAACCTAGTAAGAAAATGACTTTGctcatggctttatagcctagtggcattttGAGGGTGAGATAAGTCTTTGAGGTcattaggtcctgggttcgactcccacaaggggggtttttctcatatttattctcttgaattggtgtataggaattatgtctagtggagatggattATCAAGCTTGAGCTCATCTCCTAAAATATATAACCTACAAACATGTCACATTTGCCAGTTAACATAAACTACTAGTTTAACCACTTATCAAGATCACTGGAAACACCATAAACTACTAGTTTAACCACTTATCAAGATCACTGGAAACACCATTCGTTCTTATGTTCATCTACTAGTTTAACCACTTAGCACAAACTTGTTTATGTTATATTTTAAGATCATCACCTTATAAATCATGATCTTAGTCTCTTGATAAgtttatattttttcaaaaatcattttCAAGACTATTGTTTAAGTTCATGAACTTCAAAGATGGTGATCTTGCTAGAtctaaacatctttatgtttagatCATATTTTTAAGCATGTTCATGCAAGATCATCAAGTCTAAACAAGCTACACTACACTAAACACGATAatcaacacataaacacataattatgCAAGATTATTATGTTAAATTTTAGGGTTTCATGtattttgttttagtgttttTCAAGATGATCAAAGTGTACTTTCATGATCTACTAAGTATAAGAAAGATAAAAATGAGTTTAGATTGTCTTACAACTAGCACTtaggctagggaagatcaaaaTGAAGATGATAAAGAAAACTAGAAGAGGTTGAAGCTTCCAAGAACAAGTATAAGTTCCCTAGTATGCTTCCAAGGCTTGAACCATCTTAAATCAtctttgaaggggttatgaatGCTAGTGTTTATGTGcttgaaggttgaagatggatGAAGATATGAGGGGTGTTTGGTGTTGTTTTTTGGGAAATGGTAAAATGAGAGGAATGATGTGGTTATATGGTGGTTGAAATGGACTTCATCCATTTTATGAATTACATTACATAAAATATAAAATGCTAGAAGTCCACACATGGGCATCATCCATTTTATAAACTATATTGCATAAAATGTTAGAAGTCCACACATGGACATCATCCATTTTATAAACTATATTGCATAAAATGCTAGAAGTCCACACATGTGGTGTGTGGGGCccacttggggggggggggggctaaaGTGTaactttactttttttttatataaattgtaTTATAACATGTGTGAATTTTGTAAGAAGATATTTTGGTGAATAGTTGTATCTAGATCAATTAGAGTGCTAATTAGTGTTAGGGTGTTACACGAGCTTGACTAGTCCACTAGACAAGTTAACGTTTGGTTTAGACACCAAAAATGTGACTAGTTTCGTTATCGGATCGTTACCGGTTAAAATACGGAGGGCACACGGCGATACCGATAACAATACCTTTAATACATATATGATATTTTTAGGTCGCTTAAGATAATTAGCATTATCTAATAGCTTTTTGATGTTGCGGAATGCTGAAAAATGTTGCGAGATGCTGAATTTATTA
This genomic stretch from Helianthus annuus cultivar XRQ/B chromosome 8, HanXRQr2.0-SUNRISE, whole genome shotgun sequence harbors:
- the LOC110870772 gene encoding low-temperature-induced cysteine proteinase gives rise to the protein MSKWLKLCGICNKRKSNAKLIKLGSRISIPREQDFRQHGALPEVQDQGHIPTCWAFGPLAAIEAAYQLITGKLLKFSEQEIVNHYWSAASKREKRLMRNIGYYSELTFEYLISKGKISLAADYPYKTAFGKCKRLDARKLVDPLVRGYIQVPNDEVALQIAVATQPVTVALEIDEVYNNYNPEVYSYIS